Below is a window of Candidatus Viadribacter manganicus DNA.
GCGAGCGCCCTTGGCCGCGAAGTCCGCGAATGAAGCTTCAGCGCCTGCAAAGCCCGTCGCGCCTTGCATAGCTCGGCCCGCTTCAAGCGCCGCTGGCACATCACTCAGCGCCGCGAACACGGCGCCGTCCCCTTCCATCATTCGCGCGCGCCGAACATAGCCGCCGCCCGCCACCCAGATCTCGCCGTTGGCGTCACATTCAGCACTCGCCAGCCATGTCGCCAGCGGCGCCACGGCTTCGGGCGTCATGCGTGCACCGATCTGTGGCTGCGCCGACATCGTTTCAGCTGTCATCTGCGTCGCCGCGTAGGGCGCGAGCACGTTTACGCCGACGCCATCGCGGCGCAGCTCATGTGAAAGCGTCAGTCCCAAGCCAATCAAAGCGCCCTTGGAAACCGCATACGGGGCGCGCCCGCGCACGCCGTAAAGTCCTGCAGAAGAACCAACAAGCACCACACGCCCCGCGCCAGAAGCGATGACATGCGGCAACGCCGCTTGCAGGATGGCGAGATTGGCGAAGAAATTCGTCTCAAGCACATCTCGAAACGCATCTTCGGTCTGGTTTGAAAAGCGTGCCGCGGGCCCGTTTACACCGGCGTTGAGTACGATCGCGTCGAGCCGGCCCCAAGCCGCCAACGCCATATGCGTCATTGCCTGCGCAGCCCCCGCATCGCGAACATCGTGATCGTCGGCGACCGCATCACCACCTGCAGCCTTGATCTCAGCAACCACCGCATCGGCGGAACTTGGTTCGCCATTGCGGCGGCGATTGTTCACCACCACGCGCGCGCCGCTCACTGCCGCGTGCAACGCGAACGCGCGCCCCAAGCCTTTTCCCGCGCCTGTGATCACCACGACGCGCGCCTCTGATTTTGCTGAAGCACTCATGCGGAGAGGCTAAAGCCGTCACTCCGCTTACACAAGCAACGTTTATGCGCTGTTTGCGATCGCCGCGCGCGCCGGTTCGATGACTTTGAACTCGACGT
It encodes the following:
- a CDS encoding SDR family NAD(P)-dependent oxidoreductase, which produces MSASAKSEARVVVITGAGKGLGRAFALHAAVSGARVVVNNRRRNGEPSSADAVVAEIKAAGGDAVADDHDVRDAGAAQAMTHMALAAWGRLDAIVLNAGVNGPAARFSNQTEDAFRDVLETNFFANLAILQAALPHVIASGAGRVVLVGSSAGLYGVRGRAPYAVSKGALIGLGLTLSHELRRDGVGVNVLAPYAATQMTAETMSAQPQIGARMTPEAVAPLATWLASAECDANGEIWVAGGGYVRRARMMEGDGAVFAALSDVPAALEAGRAMQGATGFAGAEASFADFAAKGAR